The Virgibacillus sp. MSP4-1 genome has a segment encoding these proteins:
- a CDS encoding response regulator transcription factor, whose product MGKRILIVDDEESIVTLLKYNIEQAGFEAEAVYDGEEALKAAEKEEFDLIILDLMLPELDGMEVCRTLRQRGLEVPVLMLTAKDEEFDRVLGLEIGADDYLTKPFSPREVVARIKAILRRFKKQDHDDSSDKMVIRDLVIYPDQYEAYMNQRLLEFTPKEFELLLYLARNFGKVLSRDQLLSAVWNYDFVGDTRIVDVHISHLREKIEPDTKKPVYIKTIRGLGYKLEAPK is encoded by the coding sequence ATGGGGAAACGAATTTTAATTGTAGACGATGAAGAATCTATTGTAACGCTCTTAAAATATAATATTGAACAGGCAGGTTTTGAGGCAGAAGCCGTTTATGATGGAGAAGAAGCCTTGAAGGCTGCTGAAAAGGAAGAATTTGATCTGATTATCCTCGATTTAATGCTTCCTGAGTTAGATGGAATGGAGGTTTGCCGCACTCTTCGTCAAAGAGGGCTGGAAGTACCTGTTCTAATGCTGACAGCAAAGGATGAGGAGTTTGACCGAGTACTCGGACTTGAGATCGGGGCCGATGACTACTTAACAAAGCCCTTCAGTCCCCGTGAAGTAGTCGCACGTATTAAAGCGATTTTAAGACGTTTTAAGAAACAGGATCATGATGACAGTTCTGATAAGATGGTTATCAGAGACCTCGTTATCTATCCTGATCAGTATGAAGCCTATATGAATCAGCGGTTGTTGGAATTCACACCTAAAGAATTTGAATTGCTTCTATATCTTGCCCGGAATTTTGGTAAAGTCCTGTCGAGAGATCAGTTGTTAAGTGCTGTCTGGAATTATGATTTTGTTGGTGATACCAGAATTGTCGATGTGCACATCAGTCATTTGCGGGAAAAAATTGAACCTGATACAAAAAAACCTGTATATATTAAAACGATTAGAGGGCTTGGCTACAAATTGGAGGCTCCAAAATAA
- a CDS encoding MaoC/PaaZ C-terminal domain-containing protein encodes MFFKKRKLGHTINDLKIGDSYETKVKMEDKDLLLYLGLTNDSNPLYIQHDYASQTPYKRPLIPSIMLYGFISTAVTNHLPGPGSHITEQHLSYQKPVYHDDEIHLHLEVMEIDTENHRTILQVYATDSEQDIVIEGRIEVCPPYQPESIISRSLENFH; translated from the coding sequence ATGTTCTTTAAAAAAAGAAAGCTGGGTCATACCATTAATGACCTTAAAATAGGAGATAGCTATGAGACAAAGGTGAAAATGGAGGATAAGGACTTGTTGCTGTATTTAGGACTAACGAATGATTCTAATCCCTTATATATTCAGCATGATTACGCTTCGCAGACACCATACAAACGTCCTCTTATTCCTTCCATCATGCTTTACGGATTTATTTCAACAGCAGTAACGAATCATCTGCCCGGACCTGGCAGCCATATAACTGAACAACATCTTTCCTATCAGAAACCGGTCTATCATGATGATGAAATTCATTTGCATTTAGAAGTTATGGAAATAGATACAGAGAACCATCGTACCATCCTGCAAGTCTATGCCACAGACTCAGAACAGGATATCGTTATAGAAGGAAGAATTGAAGTCTGTCCCCCTTATCAGCCGGAGTCCATCATCAGCCGCTCTTTGGAAAATTTTCACTAG
- the mdh gene encoding malate dehydrogenase: MAIKRKKVSVIGAGFTGATTALMVAQKELADVVLVDVPDMEDPTKGKALDMLEAGPVQGFDANITGTSDYEDTKGSDLVIITAGIARKPGMSRDDLVSTNAKIMKSVTKDIVKYSPDCLIVVLTNPVDAMTYAVFQESGFPKNRVIGQSGVLDTARFRTFVAQELNLSVKDITGFVLGGHGDDMVPLIRYSYAGGIPLEKLLPQDRIDAIVERTRKGGGEIVGLLGNGSAYYAPAASLTEMTEAILKDQRRVLPSIAYLEGEYGYEGIYLGVPTILGGNGIEKVIELDLTEEEKADLDKSADSVKNVLKVLS, from the coding sequence ATGGCAATTAAGCGTAAGAAGGTTTCCGTTATAGGTGCCGGTTTTACTGGTGCTACAACGGCTCTTATGGTGGCTCAAAAGGAACTTGCGGATGTCGTGCTTGTGGATGTTCCGGATATGGAGGACCCAACAAAAGGGAAGGCATTGGATATGCTGGAGGCTGGCCCTGTTCAAGGCTTTGATGCTAATATCACCGGTACATCTGATTATGAAGATACAAAGGGTTCAGATCTCGTCATTATTACGGCAGGGATTGCACGTAAACCCGGGATGAGCCGTGATGATTTAGTAAGCACCAATGCAAAGATTATGAAGTCGGTGACAAAGGATATTGTCAAATATTCTCCTGATTGTCTGATTGTAGTCTTAACAAATCCTGTAGACGCAATGACCTATGCAGTATTTCAGGAGTCAGGATTCCCTAAAAACCGTGTTATCGGCCAATCTGGTGTGCTGGATACTGCCCGTTTCCGTACATTTGTTGCTCAGGAGCTGAATCTTTCCGTAAAAGATATTACAGGCTTTGTGTTAGGGGGACATGGCGACGACATGGTTCCGTTAATCAGATACTCTTATGCAGGAGGAATTCCTCTGGAGAAACTGTTGCCACAGGATCGAATAGATGCCATAGTTGAGCGTACCCGAAAAGGTGGAGGGGAAATTGTAGGATTATTAGGGAATGGCAGTGCCTACTATGCCCCTGCAGCCTCCTTAACTGAAATGACAGAGGCCATCTTGAAGGACCAGCGAAGAGTGTTGCCTTCCATCGCCTATCTTGAAGGCGAATACGGATACGAAGGCATATACCTTGGCGTTCCAACCATTCTTGGTGGTAATGGAATTGAAAAGGTCATCGAATTAGACTTAACAGAAGAAGAAAAAGCTGATCTCGATAAATCAGCAGATTCGGTTAAAAATGTATTAAAAGTATTATCATAA
- the icd gene encoding NADP-dependent isocitrate dehydrogenase, with product MNMSEKITVENGKMNVPNQPVIPFIEGDGTGPDIWASASRVLEAAVEKAYNGEKKIEWKEVLAGQKAYDKTGEWLPDETLETIREYKIAIKGPLTTPIGGGIRSLNVALRQELDLFTCLRPVRYFDGVPSPVKRPEDTDMAIFRENTEDIYAGIEWQEGSPEVKKVIDFLQNEMGVHNIRFPETSGIGVKPISEEGTKRLVRAAIDYAFNEGRKSVTLVHKGNIMKFTEGSFKNWGYEVAEQEYGDKVFTWAEYDRIVEEKGKDAANKAQDEAEKAGKLIVKDAIADIFLQQILTRPKEFDVVATMNLNGDYISDALAAQVGGIGIAPGANINSESGHAIFEATHGTAPKYAGLDKVNPSSVILSGVLMLEHIGWRKAADLVTKAMEKTIASKVVTYDFARLMDGATEVKCSEFGDELIKNMDE from the coding sequence ATAAACATGAGTGAAAAAATTACAGTAGAAAATGGAAAAATGAATGTACCGAATCAACCAGTAATCCCGTTTATTGAAGGAGATGGAACAGGCCCGGATATTTGGGCTTCAGCCTCCCGTGTTCTGGAAGCAGCAGTAGAAAAAGCCTATAATGGTGAGAAAAAGATTGAATGGAAAGAAGTATTGGCAGGACAAAAAGCTTATGATAAAACAGGAGAATGGCTCCCTGACGAAACATTGGAAACCATTCGTGAATATAAAATAGCTATTAAAGGTCCTTTGACAACACCTATTGGTGGAGGTATTCGTTCTCTTAACGTGGCCCTTCGTCAGGAATTGGATTTGTTTACGTGTCTTCGTCCTGTACGCTACTTTGATGGGGTACCATCACCGGTGAAGCGTCCGGAGGATACAGATATGGCTATCTTCCGTGAAAATACTGAGGATATTTATGCAGGTATTGAATGGCAGGAAGGCTCTCCTGAAGTGAAAAAAGTGATCGATTTTCTTCAAAATGAAATGGGGGTACATAACATTCGTTTCCCTGAAACTTCAGGTATCGGTGTTAAGCCTATCTCGGAAGAAGGAACAAAACGTTTAGTCCGTGCTGCTATTGACTATGCTTTTAACGAAGGACGTAAGAGTGTTACTCTGGTTCATAAGGGTAATATTATGAAGTTTACAGAAGGTTCCTTTAAAAACTGGGGCTACGAGGTAGCTGAACAGGAATATGGAGATAAAGTATTTACCTGGGCTGAATATGATCGTATTGTAGAAGAAAAAGGCAAAGATGCCGCTAATAAGGCGCAGGATGAAGCAGAAAAAGCTGGTAAGCTTATTGTTAAGGATGCTATTGCTGACATTTTCCTTCAACAAATACTGACTCGTCCGAAAGAGTTCGATGTCGTGGCTACCATGAACTTAAATGGTGACTATATTTCAGATGCGCTAGCTGCACAAGTAGGCGGAATCGGTATTGCACCAGGAGCAAATATTAACTCTGAATCCGGTCATGCTATTTTCGAAGCTACACATGGTACAGCACCAAAGTATGCGGGACTTGATAAAGTTAATCCTTCTTCAGTTATCCTGTCAGGTGTCTTAATGCTTGAGCATATTGGCTGGAGAAAAGCCGCTGACTTAGTAACAAAAGCTATGGAAAAGACCATCGCAAGTAAAGTTGTTACTTATGACTTCGCCCGTTTAATGGATGGTGCTACCGAAGTGAAATGTTCTGAATTTGGAGATGAACTCATCAAGAATATGGATGAGTAA
- the citZ gene encoding citrate synthase: MAGTKGLEGIVATESSISSIINDQLTYVGYSIDDLAENSSFEEVIFLLWNKRLPNSDELANLKKDLAENMAIPNELIDHLKSYDLKSVHPMAALRTSVSMLGLYDDEADVMDGEANRRKAVRIQAKMPAIVAAFARIRKGEEPVAPRKDLNFAANFLYMVNGKVPQDIEEEAMNKALILHADHELNASTFTARVCVATLSDIYSGITSAIGALKGPLHGGANERVMKMLTEIGEPENAIDYIKEKLENKEKIMGMGHRVYRQGDPRAKHLRKMSEHLTEITGQSKWYEMSVLIENYIKEEKGLPANVDFYSASVYHSLGMEHDLFTPIFAVSRVSGWLAHILEQYENNRLIRPRAEYVGPENQVYEPIEQR; the protein is encoded by the coding sequence ATGGCAGGAACAAAGGGACTTGAGGGAATCGTCGCAACAGAATCTTCCATCAGTTCAATCATTAATGACCAGCTTACATACGTTGGTTATTCTATTGATGATTTGGCTGAAAATTCAAGTTTTGAAGAAGTAATCTTCCTTTTATGGAACAAACGTTTACCTAATTCAGATGAGTTAGCGAATCTTAAAAAAGATTTAGCAGAGAATATGGCTATTCCAAATGAACTCATCGATCACTTAAAGTCCTATGATTTAAAATCTGTTCATCCAATGGCAGCTCTTCGTACATCCGTATCTATGCTCGGTTTATATGATGATGAAGCTGATGTAATGGATGGAGAAGCCAATCGCAGAAAAGCGGTTCGTATCCAGGCGAAAATGCCCGCAATTGTTGCAGCTTTTGCAAGAATTCGTAAGGGTGAGGAACCTGTTGCACCACGCAAAGATTTAAATTTTGCAGCTAATTTTCTATACATGGTAAATGGAAAAGTTCCACAGGACATTGAAGAAGAAGCGATGAACAAGGCATTAATTCTTCATGCAGACCATGAGTTAAATGCCTCAACCTTTACAGCTCGTGTCTGTGTAGCTACTTTGTCCGATATTTACTCTGGTATCACTTCAGCTATTGGTGCATTAAAAGGGCCACTTCACGGCGGAGCAAATGAGCGTGTGATGAAGATGCTGACTGAAATTGGAGAACCAGAAAATGCGATTGATTACATTAAAGAGAAATTGGAAAATAAAGAAAAAATCATGGGAATGGGCCACCGGGTGTATCGTCAGGGGGATCCCCGTGCTAAACACCTTCGTAAAATGTCAGAGCATTTAACGGAAATTACGGGTCAATCAAAGTGGTATGAGATGTCCGTTTTAATTGAGAATTATATAAAGGAAGAGAAAGGCCTTCCAGCCAATGTAGACTTTTATTCAGCTTCTGTATACCATAGTCTGGGTATGGAACACGATTTATTTACACCTATTTTTGCGGTAAGCCGTGTATCTGGCTGGTTAGCTCATATTCTTGAACAATATGAAAATAACAGACTCATTCGTCCACGTGCTGAATACGTGGGTCCTGAAAACCAGGTGTATGAGCCTATTGAACAACGATAA
- a CDS encoding DUF441 domain-containing protein gives MLSQSTVFLFILLLLGFIAKNQAIMIAVYILLGIKLFNVEEKVLPYLEAKGISIGVIVITVAVLAPIASGEIGFKELLESIKGYYAWISLAAGVFVAYIARDGLTLLSSDPHLTTALVIGTILGVVLFNGVAVGPLIGAGISFLVIKGVDFFIQLLA, from the coding sequence ATGCTATCTCAATCTACTGTATTTTTATTTATATTGTTGCTATTAGGATTTATTGCAAAAAATCAGGCAATTATGATTGCTGTATATATTTTGCTGGGGATTAAATTATTTAACGTTGAAGAAAAGGTACTCCCTTATCTGGAGGCAAAAGGAATTAGTATAGGGGTCATAGTGATTACGGTGGCGGTTTTAGCTCCCATAGCTTCAGGAGAGATAGGATTTAAGGAATTGCTGGAAAGCATTAAGGGCTATTATGCATGGATTTCTTTAGCTGCAGGCGTGTTTGTAGCTTATATTGCCAGAGACGGGCTTACCCTCTTATCAAGTGACCCTCATTTAACAACTGCGCTGGTTATAGGAACGATTTTAGGTGTGGTTTTATTTAATGGCGTTGCTGTAGGACCTCTCATTGGTGCGGGAATTTCATTTCTGGTTATCAAAGGGGTGGACTTTTTCATCCAATTATTAGCTTAG
- the ytvI gene encoding sporulation integral membrane protein YtvI encodes MFQNIYIQRLLRIFAVIGVLTAIAAVFIVLSKYTYPFLLAILFAFIMNPFVNYLEGRMRLPRPLAVFLVILIILAMIISVITVLIVEIVSGFAYLAKEVPKYFEELISFFQELITAQVIPIYERLSEMMDSLDESYRAEIMTQISNMGSSISNTGQQIIKSILTWIPNQIAGIPNLATVMIFSLLGTFFISKDWNKLSGTIKKVTPDRIAVSAKNVTSGLQQALAGFIRAQFILISITAVIVLIGFLILQIDYAITLALIIGAVDLLPYLGTGLVFVPWILYMFFSGNYFLTIGLSILYGVVILQRQLMEPKVLSSNIGLDPLATLIALFVGFQVLGFAGLIIGPVSLVIMNTFYQTGVFRELWEFIKGGKT; translated from the coding sequence ATGTTCCAGAATATCTATATACAGAGATTGCTCAGAATTTTTGCGGTTATTGGAGTTCTGACCGCCATTGCTGCTGTTTTTATCGTTTTATCCAAATATACATATCCATTCCTGTTAGCTATTTTATTTGCTTTTATTATGAATCCCTTTGTGAATTATTTGGAAGGACGAATGAGACTGCCCCGGCCATTGGCTGTCTTTCTCGTTATATTAATTATTCTGGCAATGATTATTTCGGTAATAACCGTTTTGATTGTAGAAATTGTCAGCGGCTTTGCCTACCTCGCTAAAGAAGTACCTAAATATTTTGAAGAGCTTATCAGCTTTTTCCAGGAGCTGATCACGGCACAGGTCATTCCCATCTATGAGCGGTTAAGTGAAATGATGGACAGCCTTGATGAATCTTATCGGGCTGAGATTATGACACAGATTAGTAATATGGGGTCCAGCATTTCAAATACGGGGCAGCAGATCATTAAAAGTATACTAACATGGATTCCCAATCAGATTGCCGGGATCCCGAATTTGGCCACAGTCATGATTTTTTCACTGTTAGGAACATTTTTTATCAGTAAGGACTGGAATAAACTGTCCGGTACAATCAAAAAGGTCACCCCAGATCGTATAGCGGTTTCTGCCAAAAATGTCACAAGTGGCCTGCAGCAGGCGTTAGCAGGCTTTATCCGGGCGCAGTTTATCCTGATTTCCATCACAGCCGTTATCGTTCTTATTGGATTTTTAATTCTGCAAATTGATTACGCCATCACTTTAGCCCTAATCATTGGAGCTGTTGATCTGCTGCCATATTTAGGGACGGGCTTAGTATTTGTTCCCTGGATATTATACATGTTTTTTTCCGGAAATTACTTTCTTACAATCGGATTGTCTATTTTATACGGAGTCGTTATCCTGCAACGGCAGCTAATGGAGCCAAAAGTATTATCGTCAAACATCGGATTAGATCCGTTGGCGACATTAATCGCCTTATTTGTCGGTTTCCAGGTACTTGGATTCGCTGGTTTAATCATCGGACCTGTATCTCTGGTCATTATGAATACTTTTTATCAAACAGGAGTTTTCAGAGAGCTTTGGGAATTTATAAAGGGGGGAAAGACGTAA
- a CDS encoding FxsA family protein: MFRFVFLFIVIMSALEIGVFMWLGNVFSVWFVVLGIIFTGILGALLAKQQGLETLGRAREHLEYGRFPTEEIFDGLAILIGAVLLFTPGFITDTIGFILLFPLTRKPIKRWMKDIFRTMLNKGTITVFGKWR; this comes from the coding sequence ATGTTTCGTTTTGTTTTCTTATTTATTGTCATAATGTCGGCCCTTGAAATTGGTGTCTTTATGTGGCTTGGCAACGTGTTCAGTGTGTGGTTTGTGGTTTTAGGTATTATTTTTACAGGGATTTTAGGTGCTCTATTAGCAAAGCAACAGGGACTGGAAACCCTCGGAAGAGCCAGGGAACACCTTGAATATGGACGGTTTCCCACAGAAGAGATTTTTGATGGACTTGCTATTCTGATTGGTGCTGTTCTTCTTTTTACTCCGGGCTTTATTACCGACACGATTGGCTTTATCCTGTTATTCCCGCTCACAAGAAAACCGATCAAACGATGGATGAAGGATATATTCCGAACCATGCTTAATAAAGGAACCATTACTGTTTTTGGAAAGTGGAGGTAA
- the pyk gene encoding pyruvate kinase has product MKKTKIVCTIGPASETVEQLEQLIDAGMNVARLNFSHGDHEEHRQRIKNIRQAAANKNQTVAILLDTKGPEIRTGNMKTEEVYLEQGKQVIVSMAETEGDNSRFSVTYPGLINDVYPGSKILLDDGLIELEVKEIRKESGEIVTDILNSGVLKNKKGVNVPNVSVNLPGITEKDARDIIFGIEEGIDFIAASFVRRTSDVLEIRELLEEYKAENIHIIPKIENREGVDNIGAILEVSDGLMVARGDLGVEIPAEEVPLVQKSLIEQCNKAGKPVITATQMLDSMQRNPRPTRAEASDVANAIFDGTDAIMLSGETAAGQYPVESVQTMNNIAVHVERSLDNEQISEKRAKEVEITVTDVISQSVSFAAENLKAGAIITPTESGHTARMISKYRPKASIIAVTAHESVQRQLALAWGVHAIPGQTVSSTDEMLDSAIDRGLETGLFKRGDKVIITAGVPVGESGTTNLMKVHIVGDVMAKGQGVGKKNTFGRAFVTTSTSDGKNSLSEGDILVTNSTDKEMMAAIEKAGGIVTEEGGLTSHAAVVGLSLGIPVIVGVSEATKIIQTGDEITIDASRGDIYRGHASVL; this is encoded by the coding sequence ATGAAAAAAACAAAAATTGTTTGTACAATAGGACCTGCATCAGAAACAGTAGAACAACTTGAACAGTTGATTGATGCAGGTATGAACGTTGCTCGTCTGAATTTTTCACACGGAGATCACGAGGAACACCGCCAGCGAATCAAAAATATTCGTCAGGCAGCAGCTAACAAAAACCAGACTGTAGCGATTCTTCTGGATACGAAGGGTCCGGAAATTCGAACAGGTAATATGAAAACGGAAGAAGTATATCTGGAGCAGGGGAAACAAGTGATTGTTTCAATGGCTGAGACAGAAGGGGATAATTCCCGTTTTTCTGTTACTTATCCAGGTCTGATTAATGATGTTTATCCCGGATCAAAAATTCTTCTGGATGATGGTCTTATTGAGCTTGAGGTAAAAGAAATCAGGAAAGAATCAGGCGAAATTGTCACAGATATATTAAACTCCGGGGTACTGAAAAATAAGAAGGGTGTAAACGTTCCTAACGTTAGTGTGAATTTGCCGGGAATAACAGAAAAGGATGCCCGGGATATCATCTTCGGAATTGAAGAAGGAATTGACTTCATCGCCGCATCTTTTGTAAGAAGGACTTCAGATGTACTTGAAATCAGAGAATTGTTAGAGGAATATAAAGCGGAGAACATTCATATCATCCCGAAAATTGAAAATCGTGAAGGCGTGGACAATATTGGTGCCATCCTTGAAGTAAGTGATGGGTTAATGGTCGCCAGAGGGGACTTAGGTGTAGAGATTCCTGCAGAAGAGGTTCCACTTGTACAGAAAAGTCTGATTGAACAGTGCAATAAAGCAGGTAAGCCGGTAATAACGGCTACACAAATGCTCGACTCCATGCAGCGCAATCCCCGTCCTACCCGGGCAGAAGCAAGTGATGTAGCCAACGCTATTTTTGATGGGACAGACGCGATTATGCTTTCTGGTGAAACCGCAGCAGGTCAGTATCCTGTAGAATCTGTTCAAACCATGAACAATATTGCTGTACATGTAGAGCGTTCCTTAGATAATGAACAAATTTCAGAAAAGCGGGCTAAAGAAGTGGAGATTACCGTCACAGATGTTATCAGTCAGTCTGTATCCTTTGCTGCTGAAAATCTTAAGGCAGGAGCCATCATCACACCAACAGAAAGTGGTCATACAGCAAGAATGATTTCCAAGTATCGTCCTAAAGCCTCGATTATAGCTGTTACAGCTCATGAATCGGTTCAGCGCCAATTAGCCCTTGCCTGGGGTGTTCATGCTATCCCTGGACAAACCGTATCAAGTACAGACGAAATGCTGGATAGTGCCATTGATCGCGGACTTGAAACAGGATTGTTTAAACGTGGAGATAAGGTCATTATTACGGCAGGGGTTCCCGTTGGTGAGAGTGGAACGACCAATCTCATGAAGGTTCATATTGTGGGTGATGTCATGGCGAAAGGACAGGGTGTAGGCAAGAAAAACACCTTTGGCAGAGCTTTTGTAACAACTAGTACGTCGGATGGTAAAAACAGCCTTAGTGAAGGAGACATATTAGTTACAAACAGTACGGATAAAGAAATGATGGCGGCTATTGAAAAGGCAGGAGGTATTGTCACTGAAGAAGGTGGATTAACATCTCATGCTGCAGTTGTCGGGTTAAGCCTGGGGATTCCTGTGATTGTAGGAGTAAGCGAGGCAACCAAAATTATTCAAACTGGAGATGAAATTACGATTGATGCTTCACGTGGTGATATTTACCGAGGACATGCAAGTGTTTTATAA
- the pfkA gene encoding 6-phosphofructokinase, whose translation MKKIGVLTSGGDAPGMNAAIRAVARKAIYHDIEVYGVYYGYQGLIDGSIKKLELGSVGDIIQRGGTKLYTSRCPEFKTSEGQQKGIDQLNKLGIEGLVVIGGDGSFRGAKKLTEKGFPCIGIPGTIDNDIPGTDFTIGFDTALNTVIQAVDKIRDTATSHERTYVIEVMGRDAGDLALWAGVSAGAESVLIPEKDEDFQDVAERIKRGHERGKRHSIILVAEGVGSAVEYSEKIKKALNMETRVTVLGHTQRGGTPTANDRVLASRLGAKAVDLLMEGKGGKMVGIQNNQIVDHDILEILDADRTPELSMYQLSKELSI comes from the coding sequence ATGAAAAAAATTGGAGTTTTAACAAGTGGTGGAGACGCACCAGGTATGAATGCTGCGATTCGTGCAGTGGCACGGAAAGCCATTTATCATGATATAGAAGTATATGGAGTTTACTATGGATATCAGGGCTTAATTGATGGCAGTATCAAAAAGTTAGAGCTTGGTTCTGTTGGAGATATTATTCAGCGTGGCGGAACAAAGCTATATACTTCCCGTTGTCCTGAATTTAAAACCAGCGAGGGTCAGCAAAAAGGAATTGATCAGTTAAATAAATTAGGAATTGAAGGTCTTGTCGTTATTGGTGGAGACGGATCCTTCCGTGGAGCAAAGAAACTTACAGAAAAAGGTTTTCCATGTATAGGCATACCGGGTACAATTGATAATGACATTCCGGGAACAGACTTTACTATCGGTTTCGACACCGCATTGAATACAGTGATTCAGGCAGTGGACAAAATCCGGGATACCGCTACTTCCCATGAACGTACATATGTTATTGAAGTTATGGGCCGGGATGCCGGAGACCTTGCACTTTGGGCCGGGGTTTCAGCCGGTGCTGAGAGTGTGTTAATTCCGGAAAAAGATGAAGACTTTCAGGATGTTGCAGAGCGTATCAAGCGCGGTCATGAACGTGGCAAACGTCATAGTATCATCCTTGTTGCTGAGGGCGTTGGAAGTGCTGTGGAATATAGTGAAAAAATCAAAAAGGCCTTAAATATGGAGACACGGGTAACCGTCCTTGGCCATACGCAAAGAGGAGGTACTCCTACAGCCAATGACCGAGTACTGGCCAGTCGTCTGGGAGCCAAAGCCGTTGATCTTCTAATGGAAGGTAAAGGTGGAAAGATGGTTGGGATTCAAAATAACCAGATCGTCGACCACGATATCTTAGAAATACTGGATGCAGATCGTACACCTGAACTATCCATGTATCAGCTATCTAAAGAGCTTTCGATTTAA
- the accA gene encoding acetyl-CoA carboxylase carboxyl transferase subunit alpha, whose product MKDQVLPFEEPVVELKNKIAELKKFTNESEVDLTQEIEKLEGRLEKLEAEVYGNMQPWDRVQMARHANRPTTLDYIAEIFDDFLEMHGDRAFGDDEAIVGGIAKYKDKPVTVIGHQRGKDTKENIRRNFGMPHPEGYRKALRLMKQAEKFHRPIISFIDTKGAYPGKAAEERGQSEAIARNLMEMAGLTVPIVCIVIGEGGSGGALGLGVGDRIHMLENSTYSVISPEGAAALLWKDSNLAQKAAESMKITSYDLKELDIIDEIIPEIRGGAHRDISEQAKKIDQVLHQSLENLSKLSKEELLEGRWEKYKKIGTYTFSFDEKGNNVQS is encoded by the coding sequence ATGAAAGATCAGGTACTCCCTTTTGAAGAACCAGTAGTGGAGCTGAAAAATAAGATAGCCGAATTAAAAAAGTTCACAAATGAGAGTGAAGTGGATTTAACACAGGAGATTGAAAAGCTTGAAGGCCGACTGGAAAAACTTGAGGCTGAAGTTTATGGCAACATGCAGCCCTGGGATCGTGTTCAGATGGCTAGGCATGCCAACCGCCCTACAACTTTAGATTATATTGCTGAGATTTTTGATGACTTTCTTGAAATGCATGGGGACAGGGCTTTTGGTGATGATGAAGCGATTGTAGGAGGCATTGCCAAGTATAAGGACAAACCAGTAACGGTTATAGGACATCAGCGTGGAAAAGATACAAAAGAAAACATTCGCAGAAATTTTGGCATGCCTCATCCTGAAGGCTATCGTAAAGCACTGCGTCTGATGAAGCAGGCTGAAAAGTTTCATCGTCCCATTATTTCCTTCATTGATACAAAAGGTGCCTACCCTGGTAAAGCAGCCGAAGAACGGGGACAAAGCGAGGCAATTGCCAGGAACTTAATGGAAATGGCGGGCCTTACGGTTCCTATCGTCTGTATCGTTATTGGAGAAGGAGGAAGTGGTGGTGCACTCGGGTTAGGAGTTGGAGATCGCATACATATGCTTGAGAATTCCACTTATTCCGTAATATCACCTGAGGGAGCTGCAGCGCTGTTATGGAAGGATTCCAACCTGGCTCAAAAGGCAGCCGAATCTATGAAAATTACTTCCTATGACCTCAAAGAGCTCGATATTATTGATGAAATTATTCCGGAAATCAGAGGCGGTGCACACCGTGATATTTCTGAACAGGCGAAAAAGATTGATCAAGTCCTTCATCAATCCTTAGAAAACTTATCAAAATTATCCAAGGAGGAATTATTAGAAGGACGTTGGGAAAAATATAAAAAGATTGGAACGTACACCTTTTCCTTTGATGAGAAAGGAAATAACGTGCAATCATAA